From one Pseudomonas fluorescens genomic stretch:
- a CDS encoding MFS transporter, whose protein sequence is MTILNTATAAPAPAVADDQRLNSLLLRKLMPLLIVVYVMSFLDRTNIALAKASMGIDLGLSAAAYGLGAGLFFLTYALAEVPSNLIMHRLGARFWITRIMITWGLLSAGMAFVQGETSFYIMRLLLGVAEAGLFPGVMLYLTYWFDREQRARATGYFLLGVCLANILSGPLGGALLELDGLLGWHGWQWLFVIEGLPAVALAYVVWKKLPDGPASAPWLSAADAQDIARRLNAEKAAVPQQSRLSQMFRDKQIWLAIAVYFVHQITIYTVIFFLPGIIGTYAALTPFQIGLLTSVPWIAAAIGAATLPRLATSPGRCRTLLFFGLLTMAAGLLLASLSNSFVGLIGFSLTALMLFVVQSIIFVFPSSRLSGNALAAGLAFVTTCGLLGGFVGPSVMGLIEQTTGNTRNGLWLIASMLVLAALISTRLRQGQES, encoded by the coding sequence ATGACAATCCTCAATACCGCGACAGCGGCCCCCGCGCCTGCCGTCGCTGACGACCAGCGCCTGAACAGCCTGCTGCTGCGCAAGCTGATGCCGCTGCTGATCGTGGTCTATGTAATGAGTTTTCTGGATCGCACCAATATTGCCCTGGCCAAGGCCAGCATGGGCATCGACCTGGGGCTGTCGGCGGCGGCCTATGGCCTGGGCGCCGGGCTGTTCTTTCTGACCTACGCCCTGGCCGAAGTGCCGAGCAACCTGATCATGCACCGGCTCGGCGCGCGGTTCTGGATCACCCGCATCATGATCACCTGGGGCCTGCTCTCGGCGGGCATGGCCTTCGTCCAGGGCGAAACCTCGTTCTACATCATGCGCCTGCTGCTGGGGGTGGCCGAGGCCGGCCTGTTTCCTGGGGTCATGCTCTACCTGACGTACTGGTTCGACCGCGAGCAACGGGCGCGGGCTACCGGTTACTTTCTGCTCGGGGTGTGCCTGGCCAATATTCTCAGCGGTCCGCTGGGCGGCGCCTTGCTCGAGCTCGATGGCCTGCTGGGCTGGCACGGCTGGCAGTGGCTGTTCGTGATCGAAGGCCTGCCGGCGGTAGCCCTGGCCTATGTGGTGTGGAAAAAGCTGCCGGACGGGCCGGCCTCCGCGCCCTGGCTGTCGGCCGCCGACGCCCAGGACATTGCACGGCGCCTGAACGCTGAAAAAGCCGCGGTGCCACAACAGAGCCGGCTGAGCCAGATGTTTCGCGACAAGCAGATCTGGCTGGCGATCGCGGTGTACTTCGTGCACCAGATCACCATCTACACGGTGATCTTCTTCCTGCCGGGCATTATTGGCACCTACGCCGCCCTGACTCCTTTCCAGATCGGCCTGCTGACCTCGGTGCCCTGGATTGCGGCAGCCATCGGCGCGGCCACCCTGCCGCGTCTGGCCACCTCGCCCGGACGCTGCCGTACCTTGCTGTTCTTCGGCCTGCTGACCATGGCCGCCGGGTTGTTGCTGGCCTCGCTGTCGAATTCGTTCGTCGGCCTGATCGGCTTTTCGCTGACCGCGTTGATGCTGTTCGTGGTGCAGTCGATCATCTTCGTCTTCCCCTCCAGCCGCCTGAGCGGCAACGCCCTGGCGGCAGGCCTGGCCTTTGTCACCACCTGCGGCCTGCTCGGCGGTTTTGTCGGGCCGTCGGTCATGGGCCTGATCGAACAGACCACCGGCAATACCCGCAATGGCCTGTGGCTGATCGCCTCGATGCTGGTGCTGGCGGCGTTGATCAGTACCCGTTTGCGCCAAGGGCAGGAGTCGTAG